A DNA window from Leptolyngbya sp. SIO1E4 contains the following coding sequences:
- a CDS encoding DNA/RNA non-specific endonuclease: protein MLSVTGCGFLSVEDISPLSSSAEQFLLPPCVDDDCNCGDFRDQALAQTVLEAFPEDPFVLDKDGNGLACESLPPVSAGLDAAVPPSNSPHLGLGNPSNAATGNPNNLRIERSQYVLSYNRDRGMANWASWQLSADWLGSAERQDNFRQDGGLPTGFYQVTPNDYRNSGFDRGHIVPSGDRTRNNQDNAATFLMTNILPQTPENNRGVWRELEEYSRDLVYQLDRELIVLAGGYGERSKLANGRVNVPSRLWKIIVVLDQPGQGAAEVSPETQVIAVDMPNQTTVASDWRTYQTTIDRIELATGYDFLSQVPVEVQASLESTINESQGLP, encoded by the coding sequence ATGTTGAGCGTAACGGGGTGCGGGTTTTTGTCCGTAGAAGATATCTCTCCCCTCAGCTCCTCTGCGGAACAGTTTTTACTGCCGCCCTGTGTTGATGACGACTGCAACTGTGGCGATTTTCGGGATCAGGCCCTGGCACAGACGGTTCTAGAGGCGTTTCCTGAGGATCCGTTTGTGTTGGATAAAGATGGCAATGGCTTGGCCTGTGAATCATTGCCGCCGGTTTCTGCCGGGCTAGATGCAGCGGTTCCCCCCTCTAACAGCCCCCATCTAGGGCTCGGGAACCCCAGTAATGCCGCGACTGGGAATCCGAATAATTTGCGGATTGAGCGATCACAATATGTCCTGTCTTACAATCGCGATCGTGGTATGGCCAATTGGGCCAGTTGGCAACTCAGCGCAGATTGGCTAGGCAGTGCTGAACGGCAAGACAATTTTCGTCAGGATGGCGGTCTCCCAACCGGGTTCTATCAGGTTACCCCTAACGACTATCGCAATAGTGGGTTTGATCGCGGGCATATCGTGCCATCGGGCGATCGAACGCGGAATAATCAGGACAATGCTGCTACATTTTTAATGACGAATATCTTGCCTCAGACACCGGAGAACAATCGAGGCGTTTGGCGCGAACTGGAAGAATATAGTCGCGATTTGGTTTATCAACTCGACCGGGAGCTAATAGTGCTGGCCGGAGGCTATGGAGAACGCTCAAAGTTAGCCAATGGACGTGTCAACGTTCCGTCCCGCCTTTGGAAAATAATTGTTGTGCTGGATCAACCAGGGCAAGGCGCTGCGGAGGTTAGTCCTGAAACCCAAGTGATTGCCGTAGACATGCCTAACCAAACCACCGTCGCTTCGGACTGGCGTACCTACCAAACCACCATTGACCGGATCGAACTCGCTACCGGCTACGACTTCCTCTCTCAAGTTCCTGTAGAAGTGCAAGCAAGTTTAGAATCGACGATTAACGAGTCTCAAGGCTTGCCTTAA
- a CDS encoding sulfite exporter TauE/SafE family protein, producing MQQTLILAHLDHASRLSGLLTPDLTVGTMAAGIAIAFALGAAHAFSPGHGKTLVTAYLIGSRGTPEQALLLGATTTVTHTLGVFALGLVALFASQYILPEQLYPILSLLSGLTICVVGFKLLQTRLGYPEHSLHSHEGHDHDHDSESHHHHHGHTHSHSHSHSDLASLITVGISGGLVPCPSALVLLLSAVALHQITYGLILVSGFSLGLASVLTLLGLIAVYAGQWLEKLPIADSWVKRVSILSAAATVCIGISLTTVSMMS from the coding sequence ATGCAGCAGACTCTCATACTGGCCCATCTGGATCACGCTTCGCGACTATCTGGTTTGTTAACGCCTGACTTGACCGTTGGGACGATGGCAGCGGGCATTGCGATCGCATTTGCGTTAGGGGCTGCCCATGCCTTCTCACCTGGTCACGGCAAAACCCTGGTAACTGCCTATCTCATCGGTTCACGAGGAACCCCTGAACAAGCATTATTGCTGGGGGCAACCACCACCGTTACCCATACCCTGGGGGTTTTTGCTTTAGGGCTGGTGGCCTTATTTGCCTCTCAATATATTTTGCCGGAGCAACTGTACCCCATCCTCAGCTTGTTAAGTGGGCTAACCATCTGTGTTGTCGGGTTTAAGCTGCTGCAAACTCGACTGGGTTATCCTGAGCATTCGCTTCATTCACACGAGGGTCATGACCATGACCATGATTCTGAGTCCCATCATCATCATCACGGTCACACCCATTCCCATTCCCATTCCCATTCCGATTTGGCATCTTTAATTACGGTGGGCATCTCAGGGGGGTTAGTGCCCTGCCCCTCTGCGTTGGTGCTGCTGTTGAGTGCAGTTGCGCTTCACCAAATTACCTATGGATTGATTTTAGTCAGTGGGTTTAGCTTAGGCTTAGCCTCTGTCTTAACCCTGCTGGGGCTGATTGCTGTTTATGCTGGACAATGGTTGGAAAAATTGCCCATTGCAGATAGCTGGGTGAAACGGGTATCGATCTTAAGTGCAGCCGCGACGGTCTGTATTGGCATTAGCTTAACGACAGTCTCAATGATGTCTTGA
- a CDS encoding helix-turn-helix transcriptional regulator, with protein sequence MPENSSSNSRRESPLKQLRECLNLTQEELSRRCNIPLRTYVRWETGEVTPRPTIAQVKALCRELKITIEELPDDFGPVP encoded by the coding sequence ATGCCAGAAAACAGTTCAAGCAATTCTAGGAGAGAGTCCCCCTTAAAGCAGTTGCGAGAGTGCCTTAACTTGACCCAAGAGGAACTATCTCGCCGATGTAATATTCCCCTAAGAACCTATGTCCGATGGGAGACAGGGGAGGTAACCCCGCGCCCTACCATTGCTCAAGTTAAGGCCCTATGCCGTGAGCTAAAAATCACGATTGAAGAATTGCCGGATGACTTTGGGCCAGTTCCTTAA
- a CDS encoding family 2 glycosyl transferase — MFWELCVQYANGTEEVLKVFKDLEVALNCVDRIYAQDGYPMHLAYRVRPACNG, encoded by the coding sequence ATGTTTTGGGAATTGTGCGTTCAATACGCCAATGGAACTGAAGAGGTTCTTAAGGTCTTTAAAGACCTTGAAGTGGCTTTAAATTGTGTGGATCGTATCTATGCCCAAGATGGCTATCCGATGCATCTGGCCTATCGGGTGCGTCCTGCTTGTAATGGCTAG
- a CDS encoding LysR family transcriptional regulator, with translation MSKGHHSGLKLSQLRALVAVAGCGNFGEAAWQLGLTQPTVSYAIATLEDELGVVLLSRGRHGARLTPAGEAVIQQARDVLQLLDVMQQTANLHKGLQGGQVRIATFRSAAANLLPKIVAQFQLAYPAVDVAITEFYDYTYVEQQVRNGKADIGITLLPTSDEFETWEMMQDPYWVLLPPHLDVEGTHLTWEYLTALPLIAYPDDNSCFANVKHYFQQAGYSLAPRYQFRETHTILNMVAQGVGAAIMPSLSSNPIPPGVKVVQLPSSLERTVGVILLADALQTPAVFAFLQVLKQQPFSAEMPLMA, from the coding sequence ATGAGCAAAGGGCACCATTCTGGACTGAAGCTGTCGCAATTGCGGGCCTTGGTGGCAGTGGCGGGCTGCGGCAATTTTGGAGAAGCTGCGTGGCAGTTAGGACTTACGCAGCCGACGGTTAGTTATGCGATCGCAACCCTAGAAGATGAACTTGGAGTCGTCCTACTGTCACGGGGACGCCATGGGGCTCGACTGACCCCTGCTGGGGAGGCGGTTATTCAACAGGCGCGGGATGTTTTGCAGCTGCTAGATGTGATGCAGCAAACCGCTAATCTCCATAAAGGGTTGCAAGGAGGGCAGGTGCGCATTGCCACGTTTCGGAGTGCGGCTGCAAATCTGTTGCCTAAAATCGTGGCCCAGTTTCAGCTCGCTTACCCAGCTGTGGATGTTGCAATTACTGAGTTTTACGATTACACCTATGTGGAGCAGCAGGTGCGCAATGGCAAGGCTGACATTGGCATTACGCTTTTACCCACCAGTGACGAGTTTGAAACCTGGGAGATGATGCAAGATCCCTATTGGGTGTTGCTGCCGCCCCATCTTGACGTAGAGGGCACGCATCTAACATGGGAGTACTTAACGGCACTGCCACTGATTGCGTATCCTGACGATAATAGTTGCTTCGCCAATGTAAAACACTACTTTCAGCAGGCGGGCTATTCGTTGGCACCACGCTATCAGTTTCGCGAGACCCACACAATTTTGAATATGGTGGCCCAGGGAGTGGGGGCAGCGATTATGCCTTCTCTCTCTTCAAACCCGATTCCCCCAGGGGTAAAGGTTGTTCAATTGCCGTCTTCTCTGGAACGAACAGTCGGGGTCATTCTGTTAGCTGATGCCCTTCAGACTCCGGCGGTTTTTGCGTTTCTGCAAGTCCTTAAACAGCAACCTTTTTCTGCTGAAATGCCGCTGATGGCTTAG
- a CDS encoding aspartoacylase → MNVIQRVAIVGGVHGNELTGACLVKKFQQMPVLVQRPSFETLLLLGNPRALQVRQRYVEADLNRCFSQAILNSPTADSYEASQAKSLHQMLGGKGSVGDQPADFILDLHSSTANMGFTLILVNEHPHNLKLAAYLTALNARVRIYRWTSPGKENAFLNSLCEFGFALEVGPIAQGLLDAELFQATETVIYAILDYLAALNQGTPPQCSDRVTVYQHLATMDYPKDEQGDLQAMIHPQLQGRDYEPLFPGDPMFMTFEGQTIPYAGDTTVHPIFINEAAYYEKGIAMCLTQKRSIAV, encoded by the coding sequence GTGAACGTGATTCAGCGAGTGGCAATTGTCGGTGGGGTTCATGGGAATGAGTTGACTGGGGCATGCCTGGTCAAAAAATTTCAGCAAATGCCTGTATTGGTTCAGCGACCTAGTTTTGAAACACTACTGCTGCTGGGTAACCCGAGAGCCTTACAGGTAAGACAACGCTACGTTGAGGCAGATTTAAACCGCTGTTTTTCGCAGGCTATTCTGAATAGCCCAACGGCAGATAGCTATGAAGCTTCTCAGGCAAAATCGCTGCATCAAATGCTAGGGGGTAAGGGCAGTGTGGGGGATCAACCTGCCGATTTCATCCTAGATTTGCACAGCTCGACGGCAAATATGGGATTCACCCTCATTCTGGTGAATGAGCACCCTCACAACCTTAAACTCGCAGCCTATCTCACTGCCCTCAATGCCAGAGTTAGAATCTACCGATGGACATCCCCCGGCAAAGAAAATGCCTTCCTGAATTCTCTCTGTGAGTTTGGCTTTGCCCTTGAGGTGGGGCCGATCGCCCAAGGTCTCTTAGACGCCGAACTTTTCCAAGCAACGGAAACAGTGATTTATGCCATTTTGGACTATTTGGCAGCTCTGAACCAGGGTACCCCACCGCAGTGTTCTGACCGGGTGACGGTCTATCAGCACCTCGCTACGATGGACTATCCCAAGGATGAGCAGGGTGACCTGCAAGCAATGATTCATCCGCAACTGCAGGGACGAGATTATGAGCCCCTATTTCCGGGTGACCCCATGTTTATGACCTTTGAGGGGCAAACCATCCCGTATGCAGGCGATACGACGGTGCATCCCATTTTTATCAATGAAGCTGCTTACTACGAAAAAGGCATCGCCATGTGCCTGACCCAAAAGCGGAGCATTGCTGTTTAG
- the sodN gene encoding superoxide dismutase, Ni, with the protein MLKQVISQFQTWFPAPAVSAHCDGPCGVYDPSSARVAAEAVLSMTKKLLDLEAKPGDPAYENTFSRYVAIKEEQAQITKDELLILWTDYFKPQHLEQFPDLHDTFWKAAKLCSATKVEVSLQHAQELMAAVEKIHGMFWATKNRNISWYTAS; encoded by the coding sequence ATGCTTAAGCAAGTTATTTCTCAGTTCCAGACCTGGTTCCCCGCACCTGCGGTGAGCGCTCATTGTGACGGCCCTTGCGGCGTTTATGATCCTTCCTCTGCACGCGTTGCGGCTGAGGCAGTTTTGTCCATGACTAAAAAGCTTCTTGACCTAGAAGCCAAGCCTGGCGACCCTGCCTATGAGAACACCTTCTCGCGCTATGTTGCCATTAAGGAAGAACAGGCTCAAATTACCAAAGATGAGCTTCTCATCCTGTGGACTGACTACTTCAAACCTCAGCACTTAGAGCAGTTCCCCGATCTCCATGACACCTTCTGGAAAGCTGCCAAACTCTGCTCTGCCACTAAGGTAGAAGTGAGCCTGCAACATGCTCAAGAACTGATGGCTGCAGTCGAGAAGATCCATGGCATGTTCTGGGCTACCAAGAACCGTAACATCAGCTGGTATACCGCTAGCTAG
- a CDS encoding benzoate/H(+) symporter BenE family transporter: MTVLKDVSISAVIAGFVTVLVGFTSAAVIVFQAAQALGASPIEIGSWLWALGWGMGLTSLGLSLRYRVPIVTAWSTPGAAMLITTTAGVTMEEAIAAFLISAGLIVLVGFTGWFERLMNHLPLSLAAGMLAGVLLQFGLNVFTAMQSEFLMVFAMVCGYLITRYTVPRYAVIAALLLGILIAGSQGLLQLEAVHWQWATPVFTAPQLSLKALVGVALPLFLVTMASQNVPGVATIRAFGYSVPSSPLIGWTGMATLILAPFGAFAINLAAITAAISMGREAHENPDKRYVAAVTVGVLYIVIGLLGATVSSLFSALPQELVLAIAGLALLGTIGKGLVTALAQENEREPALITFLVTASGITLLGIGSAFWGLVAGVLAITIERRLNKTRDRPTAHKITPSNR; this comes from the coding sequence ATGACGGTACTCAAAGATGTTTCAATTTCTGCAGTCATTGCAGGCTTTGTCACCGTACTGGTGGGGTTCACCAGTGCTGCAGTCATTGTTTTCCAGGCAGCGCAGGCACTGGGGGCTTCTCCCATCGAAATTGGTTCCTGGCTGTGGGCGCTAGGGTGGGGGATGGGGTTGACTAGCCTGGGGCTATCGCTTCGTTACCGAGTCCCCATTGTGACGGCCTGGTCTACCCCAGGGGCCGCCATGCTGATTACCACAACAGCCGGAGTCACGATGGAAGAGGCGATCGCAGCTTTTTTGATCTCCGCCGGGCTCATCGTCCTGGTTGGATTTACTGGCTGGTTTGAGCGTCTGATGAACCACTTACCCCTTTCATTAGCGGCGGGCATGTTGGCAGGGGTGCTCTTACAGTTTGGGCTGAATGTTTTCACCGCCATGCAATCCGAGTTTTTGATGGTGTTCGCCATGGTTTGCGGATACCTCATCACACGCTACACCGTCCCTCGGTATGCGGTTATTGCAGCTTTACTCTTGGGCATTTTGATTGCTGGCAGCCAGGGACTCTTGCAGCTAGAAGCGGTGCATTGGCAGTGGGCCACCCCAGTCTTCACCGCCCCCCAGCTTTCGCTCAAGGCTTTGGTGGGTGTTGCCCTGCCGTTGTTTCTAGTGACAATGGCGTCTCAAAATGTGCCAGGGGTGGCCACAATTCGAGCCTTTGGGTATTCAGTACCCAGTTCTCCGTTAATTGGCTGGACAGGCATGGCCACCTTGATTTTGGCACCGTTCGGAGCGTTTGCTATTAATCTCGCCGCCATTACGGCTGCCATTTCAATGGGGCGCGAAGCCCACGAAAACCCAGATAAACGCTATGTCGCAGCGGTAACGGTCGGCGTTCTCTACATCGTGATTGGGCTTTTGGGGGCAACTGTGAGTTCTCTCTTTTCGGCCCTCCCCCAGGAATTAGTTCTCGCCATTGCCGGACTCGCCCTGCTCGGCACCATTGGCAAGGGGCTGGTGACCGCATTAGCGCAGGAAAACGAACGAGAACCTGCACTGATTACATTTCTTGTAACCGCCTCCGGTATAACCCTACTGGGAATTGGATCTGCTTTCTGGGGTTTGGTGGCAGGGGTTTTGGCCATAACGATTGAGCGGCGGCTGAATAAAACCCGCGATCGCCCTACAGCCCACAAAATCACCCCATCCAACCGCTAA
- a CDS encoding metallophosphoesterase, which produces MLSFKAALGSAIALPVFINLFAISTEAASFRVNPYLQQPSSDGIYFTWFTEENLPGTLTITGPELEAPLLFNSMPSLESVLTYTAAEQTQEIEGLEQGSWLLGNENYKHTVDVRGLLPNTAYDYSVTVGSSVFNSTFKTAPTAEDWDSIRFIALSDSETQPAGRVTRRDWQQGALAKGSETRPDPINSRWAETFGTTGSRLLYSLTETEGYAHNLKIINSRNPDFLMMPGDLVQGGGYQPGWDEFFRHNAGELDSGLSDYPLLPALGNWENFGALNGGYGTDEEGRFGPKFGRDKFHTYFDAPENGTPEHQDNYYRIDYGPITVLTLDSSNGEPDDSRDNYGGEGQPPKISGLDFTGPGTDTQQNYTREQYEAAGGTDLADFNPGSPQWNWVIEQLEDARANGQIIFVQFHHAPYSSGTHGFPMNHELSSGQGGTPLRQYHPLFEEYGVLAVFSGHSEMLERSFVDETGDGLGVHYYDVGVAGDGLRGEIRDENGQPLGYNPFSQWTADQDEPERWQEVDGALQLVEGGKHYGHLEVNLKRLDDDLTEVTFTPVYSFPLLDSNYNVLGTERRVYGDEITLIAGANGPVTPVPEPRTLTALTLAGLSMLGLKRKRFSA; this is translated from the coding sequence ATGCTGAGTTTTAAGGCAGCCTTAGGTAGCGCGATCGCCCTGCCTGTCTTCATTAATCTGTTTGCTATCTCTACTGAAGCTGCTAGCTTCCGCGTTAACCCTTACCTACAACAGCCATCCTCGGATGGCATATATTTCACCTGGTTTACCGAAGAAAATCTCCCAGGTACCTTGACTATTACAGGGCCAGAGCTAGAGGCACCACTCCTGTTTAACAGCATGCCTTCTTTGGAGTCTGTCTTGACTTACACCGCTGCTGAGCAAACTCAAGAAATTGAAGGTTTGGAGCAGGGTTCCTGGCTGCTAGGCAACGAGAACTATAAGCACACTGTTGACGTGCGTGGTCTACTGCCTAATACCGCCTACGATTACTCTGTCACCGTAGGCAGCAGCGTATTCAATTCCACTTTTAAGACAGCGCCCACCGCAGAGGACTGGGACAGCATTCGTTTCATTGCCCTCTCTGATAGTGAAACCCAACCAGCTGGCCGCGTGACTCGCCGTGATTGGCAGCAGGGGGCTCTGGCTAAAGGATCTGAAACGCGTCCTGACCCCATCAATAGCCGCTGGGCTGAGACCTTTGGCACCACCGGCAGCCGTTTGCTCTACTCCCTGACTGAAACCGAAGGCTACGCTCACAACCTCAAGATTATTAACAGCCGCAACCCTGACTTCTTGATGATGCCCGGTGACCTGGTGCAAGGGGGAGGGTATCAACCGGGTTGGGATGAGTTCTTCCGTCACAATGCAGGAGAGCTTGACAGCGGGCTGTCAGACTATCCATTGCTACCCGCTCTCGGTAACTGGGAGAATTTTGGTGCCCTGAACGGTGGCTATGGTACTGATGAAGAGGGTCGCTTCGGGCCTAAGTTTGGTCGCGATAAGTTCCACACCTATTTCGACGCACCCGAAAACGGCACCCCTGAGCATCAAGACAATTACTACCGTATCGACTACGGTCCCATTACTGTCTTGACCTTAGATAGTTCCAACGGGGAACCTGACGACAGTCGTGATAACTATGGAGGTGAAGGCCAGCCGCCCAAAATCAGCGGTCTAGACTTTACGGGGCCTGGCACCGACACCCAGCAAAACTATACTCGCGAGCAATATGAAGCAGCGGGGGGGACTGATCTCGCTGACTTTAACCCTGGGAGTCCCCAATGGAACTGGGTCATTGAGCAGTTAGAAGATGCCCGCGCTAATGGGCAAATTATCTTTGTGCAATTTCATCATGCGCCCTACTCCAGTGGTACCCATGGCTTCCCAATGAATCATGAGCTTTCCAGTGGCCAGGGTGGCACACCCCTGCGGCAGTATCATCCACTGTTTGAAGAATACGGTGTGCTGGCGGTATTCTCGGGCCACAGCGAAATGCTAGAGCGGAGCTTTGTGGATGAAACCGGTGATGGCTTGGGCGTTCACTATTATGATGTCGGCGTTGCGGGGGATGGTCTGCGAGGAGAAATTCGGGATGAAAACGGCCAACCTTTAGGGTACAACCCCTTTAGTCAGTGGACTGCTGATCAAGATGAACCAGAACGGTGGCAAGAGGTGGACGGTGCTTTGCAGCTAGTCGAGGGCGGTAAGCACTACGGTCACTTAGAGGTCAATCTCAAGCGCCTGGATGACGACCTGACAGAGGTGACTTTCACACCGGTTTACAGCTTTCCGTTGCTCGATAGCAACTACAATGTGCTCGGCACCGAGCGCCGTGTCTACGGTGATGAAATTACCCTCATAGCCGGTGCTAATGGCCCTGTAACACCTGTACCTGAACCGAGAACGCTGACAGCACTAACCTTAGCTGGCCTGTCGATGCTGGGTCTTAAGCGAAAGCGATTCAGTGCTTGA
- the sodX gene encoding nickel-type superoxide dismutase maturation protease — MHPSLRSATLQDCILWILRRYRRFRVTGHSMTPLLRPGNEVLIDPTAYTHTLPTPGDIVVAAHPQQPALRIIKRVEFVEPDGRCYLKGANPDASSDSRQFGLVPQAQVMGKVICRFP; from the coding sequence ATGCACCCCTCGCTCCGTAGCGCTACGCTCCAAGACTGCATCCTTTGGATATTGCGCCGTTATCGCCGTTTCCGGGTAACGGGCCATTCAATGACGCCACTACTGCGTCCAGGGAATGAAGTCCTGATTGATCCCACTGCTTACACCCACACACTACCAACCCCAGGGGATATTGTGGTTGCCGCTCATCCTCAGCAGCCAGCACTCCGCATTATCAAGCGGGTCGAATTTGTAGAACCGGATGGTCGCTGCTATCTCAAAGGCGCGAATCCTGACGCCAGCAGCGACAGTCGCCAGTTTGGGCTAGTGCCTCAGGCCCAGGTAATGGGCAAGGTTATCTGCCGGTTTCCGTGA
- a CDS encoding GNAT family N-acetyltransferase, with the protein MKDFPNSATVNITPATPDDVPALFQLVMALAEYEKLSHEVTGTPESLTQHLFGDRPYAEALVARINDKPVGFALFFHNYSTFLMQPGIYLEDLFVLPDYRSQGVGKLLLQALGKLAVERGCGRLEWMVLDWNEPAIAFYERMGAQIKLEWQLCRVTGDALQHLASPSSASSYSEN; encoded by the coding sequence ATGAAAGATTTTCCAAATTCGGCCACGGTCAACATCACGCCTGCAACCCCTGACGATGTTCCGGCGTTGTTTCAGCTCGTGATGGCACTGGCAGAATACGAGAAGCTGTCCCACGAAGTCACTGGCACGCCGGAAAGCCTGACTCAACATTTGTTTGGCGATCGCCCCTATGCTGAAGCACTCGTCGCTCGTATCAATGACAAACCCGTTGGATTTGCCCTATTTTTTCATAACTACTCAACGTTTTTGATGCAGCCTGGCATTTACCTAGAAGACTTGTTCGTGCTGCCAGACTACCGCAGCCAAGGAGTGGGCAAATTACTGCTGCAAGCCCTGGGCAAACTTGCGGTTGAGCGTGGATGCGGTCGTCTGGAGTGGATGGTGCTTGACTGGAATGAGCCTGCGATCGCTTTTTATGAACGGATGGGCGCCCAAATTAAACTAGAGTGGCAACTCTGTCGGGTTACCGGAGATGCCCTCCAGCACCTTGCAAGCCCCTCTTCAGCGTCATCCTATTCCGAAAACTGA
- a CDS encoding geranylgeranyl reductase family protein produces the protein MYDCLIVGAGPAGSSVAYALAKQGHSVLLVEKAVLPRYKPCSGALSPGIAQWFDFDFGPAIERQIRRVRYTWKLEDEITSELKTEVPIWLVNRNVFDHFLVKQAIAKGALLKDDTAATGIEFKGDSWAVETTKGSFQGRYLVAADGAEGPTSKWLGFKDPKLKKGAILEMAADAIIDDTCALSFEFGLVKNGCMWCFPKQQGYTIGAATFLGNRPQDYQKALAQYAPAFSSYFKDGQTYIHGLKLWEGNRPLHTQRAVVVGEAAAIVDPLTAEGIRHGMYSGIKAAEAIDNALRGNLQALVGYTEAMQAWGNNMQWAQRIAGVFYRVPGVGYRVGIKRPTATTRMGQLLAGDIQYSDIANRVIKRMSAGLIPGRK, from the coding sequence ATGTATGATTGCCTCATTGTGGGTGCTGGCCCAGCTGGGAGTAGCGTTGCCTATGCCTTGGCTAAGCAGGGCCATTCGGTGTTGCTGGTGGAAAAGGCTGTTCTACCTCGTTATAAACCCTGTAGTGGTGCGCTTTCTCCTGGGATTGCGCAATGGTTTGACTTTGATTTTGGACCGGCGATCGAGCGCCAAATACGGCGAGTGCGCTACACCTGGAAATTAGAAGACGAAATTACGTCAGAACTTAAAACTGAGGTTCCTATCTGGCTTGTAAATCGGAATGTGTTTGATCACTTTTTAGTTAAACAAGCGATTGCAAAAGGGGCTTTGTTAAAAGACGACACCGCTGCTACCGGCATTGAATTTAAGGGAGATAGCTGGGCCGTTGAAACGACTAAGGGATCGTTTCAGGGACGTTACTTAGTGGCGGCAGATGGGGCTGAAGGCCCAACATCAAAGTGGTTAGGGTTTAAAGACCCGAAGTTAAAAAAGGGCGCCATTTTAGAAATGGCGGCAGATGCCATCATTGACGACACCTGTGCGCTAAGTTTTGAGTTTGGTCTGGTCAAAAACGGCTGTATGTGGTGTTTTCCCAAACAGCAAGGATACACCATCGGAGCCGCTACATTTTTGGGCAACCGTCCACAAGATTATCAAAAAGCGCTAGCGCAATACGCGCCTGCATTTAGTTCCTACTTTAAGGACGGTCAGACATACATCCATGGCCTTAAACTCTGGGAAGGGAATCGTCCCTTACATACTCAACGGGCTGTGGTGGTGGGTGAAGCCGCTGCAATTGTAGATCCGCTGACGGCGGAGGGCATTCGCCACGGGATGTACAGTGGTATCAAAGCTGCAGAGGCGATTGACAATGCCCTCAGGGGCAATCTTCAGGCCTTAGTGGGCTACACCGAGGCCATGCAGGCGTGGGGCAACAATATGCAGTGGGCGCAGCGCATTGCTGGCGTGTTTTATCGAGTGCCTGGAGTGGGATATCGGGTTGGGATCAAGCGGCCCACGGCAACGACTCGAATGGGGCAATTGCTGGCTGGCGACATTCAGTATAGTGATATTGCCAATCGCGTCATTAAGCGAATGTCAGCGGGTTTGATTCCAGGGCGCAAGTAA
- a CDS encoding AraC family transcriptional regulator: MNPHTESARLWEPGLSGIELFEAQLVHHRFKKHFHEAYTIGLNEGGKGCCQHHGETHIHYPGSFNLINPGDIHTGQVASAEGWIFRNLYIGLPLVEQTLTDLEWPGRGIPYFKAPVVWEPSLRPTFYQLFHALNTANSQLTQQSLLLELLSRLFLVHGEHRRELRSPTSESKAVASVRTYLEAHYTDNVSIDDLAQLVNLSPYYLIRCFRHQVGCPPHQYQRHWQLLQVKRALRTPAPLSVIAAEHGFYDQSHLNRLFKQTFGVTPGQYQKSHCLG; encoded by the coding sequence ATGAACCCACACACTGAATCAGCGCGATTATGGGAACCGGGTCTATCAGGCATCGAACTGTTTGAAGCGCAATTAGTCCACCACCGGTTCAAAAAACATTTCCATGAGGCTTACACAATCGGCCTGAATGAAGGGGGAAAAGGTTGTTGCCAGCATCATGGCGAAACCCACATCCACTATCCAGGCAGTTTCAATCTCATTAACCCGGGCGATATTCATACGGGGCAAGTAGCCTCCGCTGAAGGCTGGATTTTTCGAAACCTCTACATTGGTCTGCCCCTGGTTGAACAAACCCTGACTGACTTAGAGTGGCCGGGAAGAGGCATTCCCTATTTCAAAGCTCCGGTTGTCTGGGAACCGTCTCTGCGACCTACTTTTTATCAACTGTTTCATGCCTTGAATACCGCCAACTCTCAGCTAACCCAGCAGTCGCTGCTGCTAGAATTGCTGTCGCGACTGTTTCTAGTCCACGGGGAACACCGTAGGGAGTTGCGATCGCCCACTTCAGAATCAAAAGCCGTTGCTAGCGTGCGCACCTACCTGGAAGCCCACTACACTGACAACGTTTCCATTGATGACCTGGCGCAGCTAGTGAATCTGAGCCCCTATTACTTAATTCGGTGTTTTCGCCATCAGGTTGGCTGTCCGCCCCACCAGTATCAACGGCACTGGCAGCTATTGCAGGTCAAGCGGGCCTTGCGCACACCAGCCCCTCTCTCTGTGATTGCAGCGGAGCACGGGTTCTATGACCAGAGCCATCTGAATCGCCTGTTTAAGCAAACCTTCGGGGTGACACCCGGGCAGTATCAAAAAAGCCATTGCCTGGGTTGA